One segment of Cardiocondyla obscurior isolate alpha-2009 linkage group LG13, Cobs3.1, whole genome shotgun sequence DNA contains the following:
- the Gbs-70e gene encoding protein phosphatase 1 regulatory subunit 3C isoform X1, whose translation MCSIAMPAELILHSSPVYSPLLYSPLVVHTAPTITSRSVPPRIRPCLSTGSLSLDSLRNNDGKQKKRVVFADDRGRPLTQVRVMSEPSNVPPLWSTAYVAGLTGGLLGIKDQSQETAQDVTPPWQVTFAQPASDYLAFRRKLDQNNVSLENVIVRESEQCLVGTVKVRNLAYDKEVVVRISSDSWSTHEDVHCTYVAQPGSPGPLILYDTFRFRLTLPVASNVIEFCVRYRAEGKESWDNNEGKNYLVRKKQEPRVPAMRYDTHAAKYDGLSSETRDGGIPQIAEATRLNMRTWSEFASWQHLTNDTPYW comes from the exons ATGTGTTCGATAGCGATGCCGGCCGAATTGATTTTACACAGCTCCCCGGTGTACAGCCCCCTGCTGTACAGCCCGTTGGTGGTACACACAGCACCTACGATCACCAGCCGATCGGTGCCGCCTAGAATCAGGCCATGCCTCTCCACAGGATCTTTGTCCTTAGACAGCCTGCGAAATAACGATGGCAAGCAAAAAAAACGGGTGGTGTTCGCCGATGATCGTGGCCGTCCACTCACGCAG GTTCGCGTGATGTCGGAGCCAAGTAACGTCCCACCACTGTGGAGCACAGCTTATGTGGCCGGCTTGACCGGTGGTCTGCTCGGTATAAAGGACCAAAGCCAGGAAACGGCGCAGGACGTTACACCGCCGTGGCAAGTAACATTTGCGCAACCAGCGAGCGACTACCTTGCCTTCCGGCGTAAGCTTGACCAGAACAACGTCAGTTTGGAGAACGTAATCGTACGCGAGTCTGAGCAGTGCCTGGTGGGCACGGTAAAGGTGCGAAATTTAGCCTACGACAAGGAAGTCGTAGTGAGAATCAGCAGCGACAGCTGGTCCACCCACGAAGACGTACACTGCACATACGTAGCGCAACCGGGATCGCCAGGTCCGCTCATTCTCTATGATACTTTCCGCTTCCGGCTTACCTTGCCGGTAGCGTCAAATGTCATCGAGTTCTGCGTCAGATACCGCGCCGAAGGCAAAGAATCGTGGGACAACAACGAGGGCAAGAACTATCTGGTACGCAAAAAACAGGAG CCCCGAGTACCGGCCATGCGATATGACACCCATGCGGCAAAGTACGACGGACTCTCCAGCGAGACGAGGGATGGAGGCATACCGCAGATTGCAGAGGCCACCAGATTGAACATGCGTACCTGGAGCGAGTTCGCATCGTGGCAGCATCTGACCAACGACACACCGTACTGGTGA
- the Gbs-70e gene encoding protein phosphatase 1 regulatory subunit 3B isoform X3, whose protein sequence is MCSIAMPAELILHSSPVYSPLLYSPLVVHTAPTITSRSVPPRIRPCLSTGSLSLDSLRNNDGKQKKRVVFADDRGRPLTQVRVMSEPSNVPPLWSTAYVAGLTGGLLGIKDQSQETAQDVTPPWQVTFAQPASDYLAFRRKLDQNNVSLENVIVRESEQCLVGTVKVRNLAYDKEVVVRISSDSWSTHEDVHCTYVAQPGSPGPLILYDTFRFRLTLPVASNVIEFCVRYRAEGKESWDNNEGKNYLVRKKQERIETRYTDASAPSTGHAI, encoded by the exons ATGTGTTCGATAGCGATGCCGGCCGAATTGATTTTACACAGCTCCCCGGTGTACAGCCCCCTGCTGTACAGCCCGTTGGTGGTACACACAGCACCTACGATCACCAGCCGATCGGTGCCGCCTAGAATCAGGCCATGCCTCTCCACAGGATCTTTGTCCTTAGACAGCCTGCGAAATAACGATGGCAAGCAAAAAAAACGGGTGGTGTTCGCCGATGATCGTGGCCGTCCACTCACGCAG GTTCGCGTGATGTCGGAGCCAAGTAACGTCCCACCACTGTGGAGCACAGCTTATGTGGCCGGCTTGACCGGTGGTCTGCTCGGTATAAAGGACCAAAGCCAGGAAACGGCGCAGGACGTTACACCGCCGTGGCAAGTAACATTTGCGCAACCAGCGAGCGACTACCTTGCCTTCCGGCGTAAGCTTGACCAGAACAACGTCAGTTTGGAGAACGTAATCGTACGCGAGTCTGAGCAGTGCCTGGTGGGCACGGTAAAGGTGCGAAATTTAGCCTACGACAAGGAAGTCGTAGTGAGAATCAGCAGCGACAGCTGGTCCACCCACGAAGACGTACACTGCACATACGTAGCGCAACCGGGATCGCCAGGTCCGCTCATTCTCTATGATACTTTCCGCTTCCGGCTTACCTTGCCGGTAGCGTCAAATGTCATCGAGTTCTGCGTCAGATACCGCGCCGAAGGCAAAGAATCGTGGGACAACAACGAGGGCAAGAACTATCTGGTACGCAAAAAACAGGAG AGGATTGAGACACGTTATACCGATGCTTCAGCCCCGAGTACCGGCCATGCGATATGA
- the Gbs-70e gene encoding protein phosphatase 1 regulatory subunit 3C isoform X2, whose product MCSIAMPAELILHSSPVYSPLLYSPLVVHTAPTITSRSVPPRIRPCLSTGSLSLDSLRNNDGKQKKRVVFADDRGRPLTQVRVMSEPSNVPPLWSTAYVAGLTGGLLGIKDQSQETAQDVTPPWQVTFAQPASDYLAFRRKLDQNNVSLENVIVRESEQCLVGTVKVRNLAYDKEVVVRISSDSWSTHEDVHCTYVAQPGSPGPLILYDTFRFRLTLPVASNVIEFCVRYRAEGKESWDNNEGKNYLVRKKQESLSCNNARDISRSTGCHIS is encoded by the exons ATGTGTTCGATAGCGATGCCGGCCGAATTGATTTTACACAGCTCCCCGGTGTACAGCCCCCTGCTGTACAGCCCGTTGGTGGTACACACAGCACCTACGATCACCAGCCGATCGGTGCCGCCTAGAATCAGGCCATGCCTCTCCACAGGATCTTTGTCCTTAGACAGCCTGCGAAATAACGATGGCAAGCAAAAAAAACGGGTGGTGTTCGCCGATGATCGTGGCCGTCCACTCACGCAG GTTCGCGTGATGTCGGAGCCAAGTAACGTCCCACCACTGTGGAGCACAGCTTATGTGGCCGGCTTGACCGGTGGTCTGCTCGGTATAAAGGACCAAAGCCAGGAAACGGCGCAGGACGTTACACCGCCGTGGCAAGTAACATTTGCGCAACCAGCGAGCGACTACCTTGCCTTCCGGCGTAAGCTTGACCAGAACAACGTCAGTTTGGAGAACGTAATCGTACGCGAGTCTGAGCAGTGCCTGGTGGGCACGGTAAAGGTGCGAAATTTAGCCTACGACAAGGAAGTCGTAGTGAGAATCAGCAGCGACAGCTGGTCCACCCACGAAGACGTACACTGCACATACGTAGCGCAACCGGGATCGCCAGGTCCGCTCATTCTCTATGATACTTTCCGCTTCCGGCTTACCTTGCCGGTAGCGTCAAATGTCATCGAGTTCTGCGTCAGATACCGCGCCGAAGGCAAAGAATCGTGGGACAACAACGAGGGCAAGAACTATCTGGTACGCAAAAAACAGGAG TCCTTGTCTTGTAATAACGCACGGGATATTTCACGATCGACGGGATGTCATATTTCGTAA